In Gadus chalcogrammus isolate NIFS_2021 chromosome 11, NIFS_Gcha_1.0, whole genome shotgun sequence, a single window of DNA contains:
- the LOC130392305 gene encoding C-C chemokine receptor type 3-like produces MMTMTRNNNFFVGNTTELIPIDGLNLTTEYVGTVESTTDYYDYNDFLEELGTCNYGRPATFYLPALYSLLFILGLSGNVLVVWVIVAGVRLRSMTDVCLLNLALADLLLLSSLPFLAHQARGHWIFGDAMCKLVLGTYHVGYYAGIFFITLMSVDRYLAIVHAIFARKMRTRSFGVLAAVVTWVAGLLASFPEVGFLKEQTSNNTTFCAPSYGNMTFPYERAEDIGSNWWRVFGLLKMNILGLVIPFVFMTFCYSQIVRTLLSCQTSKRQAIRLIALVVCVFFCCWLPYNVTCFFYALELIGSYTSCNRSRHIRMVLQVTEVIAYCHSCINPMLYVFVGERFRRQLLKLISRSPCMLWPVVRRCIPSQDRLRSSMYSQSTSLNERSTVV; encoded by the exons ATGATGACTATGACCAG GAATAATAATTTCTTCGTCGGGAATACAACTGAATTAATCCCCATTGACGGACTGAACTTGACTACTGAATATGTCGGTACAGTTGAATCCACCACTGACTACTATGACTACAACGACTTTCTGGAAGAATTAGGAACGTGCAACTACGGGCGGCCCGCAACCTTCTATCTACCggctctctactctctcctgtTCATCCTGGGCCTCTCAGGAAACGTCCTGGTGGTGTGGGTGATCGTGGCTGGCGTGCGGCTCCGCAGCATGACCGACGTCTGCCTTCTCAACCTGGCCCTCGCCGACCTTCTGCTACTCAGTTCCCTTCCCTTCCTGGCCCACCAAGCCAGAGGCCACTGGATCTTTGGGGACGCCATGTGCAAGCTGGTGTTGGGAACCTACCATGTCGGTTACTACGCTGGCATCTTTTTCATCACCCTCATGAGTGTCGACAGATACCTGGCGATAGTGCACGCCATTTTTGCCAGAAAGATGCGCACAAGGTCCTTTGGAGTATTGGCGGCCGTGGTGACATGGGTGGCTGGGCTCTTGGCCTCATTCCCGGAGGTGGGCTTTCTAAAAGAACAGACGTCGAACAACACCACGTTCTGTGCCCCTTCATATGGAAATATGACATTTCCATATGAAAGGGCAGAAGACATTGGCAGCAACTGGTGGAGGGTGTTCGGCCTGTTAAAAATGAACATCCTGGGTTTGGTGATTCCGTTTGTCTTCATGACCTTCTGCTACAGCCAGATCGTGCGGACACTCCTGTCCTGTCAGACGTCCAAGAGGCAGGCCATTCGTTTGATCgcgttggtggtgtgtgtgttcttctgctGCTGGCTGCCCTACAACGTCACGTGCTTCTTCTACGCCTTAGAACTGATTGGCAGCTACACGTCGTGTAATAGAAGCCGTCACATACGGATGGTGTTGCAGGTGACGGAGGTGATCGCATACTGCCACAGCTGCATCAACCCCATGCTCTATGTGTTTGTCGGGGAGAGGTTCAGGAGGCAGCTGCTCAAGCTGATAAGCAGGTCCCCCTGCATGCTTTGGCCTGTGGTCAGGAGATGCATCCCGTCTCAGGACAGGCTCAGGAGCTCCATGTATTCACAGAGTACCAGCCTTAATGAGCGGTCCACAGTTGTGTGA
- the LOC130391898 gene encoding C-C chemokine receptor type 1-like: MSDADFINTSLGDYDYANYYNEGDWTVCKNSTPEFWSYGPVFLPILYSLVFILGLIGNGLVVAVFAKHSSQINMTDICLLNLAISDLFFVLSMPFYSHNAFSRNWIFGAFMCHLISSLYLVGFYGGVFCVIVMTLDRYVVIMHAHTLARHRRTRLGVAVTALVWVLSFLISLPSIASLQLQEDQRCSVWLCEIFSERNTKRDYVILSNNVFGLLIPLLVMAVCYSRVLPSLMAMRSTKRYRAVKLVIIIVVVFFLFWTPYNIALFLSYYRDKNENFGANSEFDLPLFIQITEAIAFTHCCLNPIIYAFVGQKFARRAVGLLHTWMPCVFRRVPRDPVCSSRRCSVGTMSSEATSTFLTP; encoded by the exons ATGTCTGACGCAGATTTCATCAACACCAGTCTGG GTGACTACGACTATGCAAACTACTATAACGAAGGGGACTGGACTGTGTGTAAAAACAGCACCCCGGAGTTTTGGAGCTATGGCCCGGTATTTCTCCCCATCCTCTACAGTCTGGTCTTCATCCTTGGCTTGATAG GTAACGGCCTTGTGGTGGCCGTCTTTGCCAAGCACAGCAGCCAGATCAACATGACAGACATCTGCCTCCTCAACCTGGCCATATCCGACCTCTTCTTCGTCCTGTCCATGCCCTTCTACTCCCACAACGCCTTCTCCAGAAACTGGATCTTCGGCGCGTTCATGTGCCATCTCATCTCCAGCCTCTACCTGGTGGGATTCTACGGGGGCGTATTCTGTGTGATCGTCATGACGTTGGATCGCTACGTGGTCAtcatgcacgcccacacccTGGCCCGCCATCGTCGCACCAGGCTGGGCGTGGCTGTGACCGCGTTGGTGTGGGTGCTGAGTTTCTTAATCTCCCTGCCGAGCATTGCCAGCCTGCAGCTGCAGGAGGATCAAAGGTgttctgtgtggctgtgtgaaaTCTTCTCCGAGAGGAACACCAAGAGGGACTATGTCATCCTGTCGAACAATGTCTTCGGACTGTTGATTCCACTACTGGTTATGGCGGTTTGCTATTCCCGAGTCTTGCCGTCTCTCATGGCCATGAGGAGCACTAAGCGGTACCGCGCGGTCAAGCTAGTCATCATAATCGTTGTGGTCTTTTTCCTTTTCTGGACCCCCTATAACATTGCGCTGTTTCTGAGTTACTACAGAGACAAAAATGAAAACTTTGGTGCCAATTCTGAGTTCGACCTGCCATTGTTCATCCAGATCACGGAGGCCATTGCTTTCACACATTGCTGTCTGAACCCCATCATTTATGCTTTCGTGGGACAGAAGTTTGCACGTCGGGCCGTAGGGCTTCTGCACACGTGGATGCCGTGCGTGTTCCGGCGCGTTCCCAGAGATCCCGTGTGCTCATCCAGGAGGTGCTCTGTTGGGACCATGTCCTCAGAGGCTACCTCCACTTTCCTTACTCCCTGA